GTTCGGCATCTGTGTCGTCGGTGCCCGTGGCGGGTCGTTCGAGATCGGGGACGTCGACACGTCCTTCTCGATCCAGAGCGTGTCCAAGCCCTTCGTCTTCGCCCTCGTGTGCGAGGAGGTCGGCTACGAGGCGGCGCGCCGCCAGCTCGGCGTGAACAGCACCGGCTTCCCGTTCAACTCGCTCATGGCGGTCGAGCTGAACGACGACCGGACGATGAACCCGTTGGTGAACGCGGGCGCGATCGCCACGACGAGCCTGGTGCCGGGCGACTCGGCGGAGCTCAAGTCCGACCGGATCCGCGAGGGGCTGTCCCGGTTCGCCGGCCGTGAGCTGTCCATGAGCGAGGAGGTGTACGCCTCCGAGTCCGCGTCGAACCTGCGCAACCAGGGCATCGCCCACCTGCTGAAGAGCTACGGCCGGCTCTACTTCGACCCCGATGAGACGACCGACGCCTACACCCGGCAGTGCTCCCTCGAGGTCACGGTCCACGACCTCGCGGTGATGGCGGCCACGCTCGCGAACGGCGGGGTCAACCCGCAGTCCGGGGAGCGCGTGCTGCGGCCGGGGGTGTGCCGGCGGGTGCTGGCCGTGATGGCCACGGCCGGCCTCTACGAGCTCT
The window above is part of the Angustibacter luteus genome. Proteins encoded here:
- the glsA gene encoding glutaminase A, which encodes MTKLSMYERLPFDEATTPPRVSTGELPPPDEIRRLVTEAYERYRANSDGVVADYIPALAGASPDLFGICVVGARGGSFEIGDVDTSFSIQSVSKPFVFALVCEEVGYEAARRQLGVNSTGFPFNSLMAVELNDDRTMNPLVNAGAIATTSLVPGDSAELKSDRIREGLSRFAGRELSMSEEVYASESASNLRNQGIAHLLKSYGRLYFDPDETTDAYTRQCSLEVTVHDLAVMAATLANGGVNPQSGERVLRPGVCRRVLAVMATAGLYELSGDWLYEVGVPGKSGVSGGIVTVSPGKGGLATFSPPLDAAGNSVRGQLATKHLAERLGLNLFASEPA